The genomic window agcggcctctaccatcagcgtgtgaatgtgtatgaatggatgagttaatactgatggactctttactcagcggcctctaccatcagtgtgtgaatgtgtatgaatggatgagttaatactgatggactctttacacagcagcctctaccatcagtgtatgaatggatgagttaatactgatggactctttactcagcggcctctaccatcagcgtgtgaatggatgagttaatactgatggactctttactcagcggcctctaccatcagcgtgtgactggatgagttaatactgatggactctttactcagcagcctctaccatcagcgtgtgaatggatgagttaatactgatggactctttactcagcggcctctaccatcagggtgttaatggataagttaatactgacggactcttaactcagcggcctctaccatcagcgtgtgaatggatgcgTTAATAcagacggactctttactcagcggcctctaccgtcagcgtgtgaatggatgagttaatactgacggactctttactcagcggcctctaccgtcagcgtgtgaatggatgagttaatactgacggactctttactcagcggcctctaccgtcagcgtgtgaatggatgagttaatactgacggactctttactcagcggcctctaccgtcagcgtgtgaatggatgagttaatactgacggactctttactcagcggcctctaccgtcagcgtgtgaatggatgagttaatactgatggactctttactcagcggcctctaccatcagtgtgtgaatgtgtatgaatggatgagttaatactgatggactctttactcagcagcctctaccatcagcgtgtgaatggatgagttaatactgatggactctttactcagcggcctctaccatcagtgtgtgaatggatgagttaatactgatggactctttactcagcggcctctaccatcagcgtgtgaatgtgtgtgaatggatgagttaatactgacggactctttactcagcggcctctaccatcagcgtgtgaatggatgagttaatactgacggactctttactcagcggcctctaccgtcagcgtgtgaatggatgagttaatactgacggactctttactcagcggcctctaccatcagcgtgtgaatgtgtatgaatggatgagttaatactgatggactctttactcagcggcctctaccatcagcgtgtgaatggatgagttaatactgacggactctttactcagcggcctctaccatcagcgtgtgaatgtgtatgaatggatgagttaatactgatggactctttactcagcggcctctaccatcagcgtgtgaatggatgagttaatactgacggactctttactcagcggcctctaccatcagcgtgtgaatgtgtatgaatggatgagttaatactgatggactctttactcagcggcctctaccatcagtgtgtgactggatgagttaatactgatggactctttactcagcagcctctaccatcagcgtgtgaatggatgagttaatactgatggactctttactcagcggcctctaccatcagtgtgtgaatggataagttaatactgatggactcttaactcagcggcctctaccgtcagcgtgtgaatgtgtatgaatggatgagttaatactgatggactctttactcagcggcctctaccatcagtgtgtgaatgtgtatgaatggatgagttaatactgatggactctttacacagcggcctctaccatcagtgtgtgaatggatgagttaatactgatggactctttacacagcggcctctaccatcagtgtgtgaatggatgagttaatactgatggactctttacacagcggcctctaccatcagtgtgtgaatggatgagttaatactgatggactctttacacagcggcctctaccatcagtgtgtgaatggatgagttaatactgatggactctttacacagcggcctctaccatcagtgtgtgaatggatgagttaatactgatggactctttacacagcggcctctaccatcagtgtgtgaatggatgagttaatactgatggactctttactcagcggcctctaccatcagtgtgtgaatggatgagtttatactgatgaactctttactcagcagcctctaccatcagcgtgtgaatggatgagttaatactgacggactctttactcagcggcctctaccatcagtgtgtgaatgtgtatgaatggatgagttaatactgacggactctttactcagcggcctctaccatcagtgtgtgaatgtgtgtgaatggatgagttaatactgacggactctttactcagcggcctctaccatcagcgtgtgaatggatgagttaatactgacggactctttcctcagcggcctctaccgtcagcgtgtgaatggatgagttaatactgacggactcttcactcagcggcctctaccgtcagcgtgtgaatggatgagttaatactgacggactctttactcagcggcctctaccgtcagcgtgtgaatggatgagttaatactgatggactctttactcagcggcctctaccatcagtgtgtgaatgtgtgtgaatggatgagttaatactgacggagtctttactcagcggcctctaccatcagcgtgtgaatgtgtatgaatggatgagttaatactgatggactctttactcagcggcctctaccatcagtgtgtgaatggatgagttaatactgacggactctttactcagcggcctctaccatcagcgtgtgaatgtgtatgaatggatgagttaatactgatggactctttactcagcggcctctaccatcagtgtgtgaatgtgtatgaatggatgagttaatactgatggactctttacacagcagcctctaccatcagtgtatgaatggatgagttaatactgatggactctttactcagcggcctctaccatcagcgtgtgaatggatgagttaatactgatggactctttactcagcggcctctaccatcagtgtgtgactggatgagttaatactgatggactctttactcagcagcctctaccatcagcgtgtgaatggatgagttaatactgatggactctttactcagcggcctctaccatcagtgtgttaatggataagttaatactgatggactcttaactcagcggcctctaccgtcagcgtgtgaatggatgcgTTAATAcagacggactctttactcagcggcctctaccgtcagcgtgtgaatggatgagttaatactgacggactctttactcagcggcctctaccgtcagcgtgtgaatggatgagttaatactgacggactctttactcagcggcctctaccgtcagcgtgtgaatggatgagttaatactgatggactctttactcagcggcctctaccatcagtgtgtgaatgtgtatgaatggatgagttaatactgatggactctttactcagcagcctctaccatcagcgtgtgaatggatgagttaatactgatggactctttactcagcggcctctaccatcagtgtgtgaatggatgagttaatactgatggactctttactcagcggcctctaccatcagcgtgtgaatgtgtgtgaatggattagttaatactgacggactctttactcagcggcctctaccgtcagcgtgtgaatggatgagttaatactgacggactctttactcagcggcctctaccgtcagcgtgtgaatggatgagttaatactgacggactctttactcagcggcctctaccatcagcgtgtgaatggatgagttaatactgatggactctttactcagcggcctctaccatcagtgtgtgactggatgagttaatactgatggactctttactcagcagcctctaccatcagcgtgtgaatggatgagttaatactgatggactctttactcagcggcctctaccatcagtgtgtgaatggatgagttaatactgatggactctttactcagcggcctctaccatcagcgtgtgaatgtgtgtgaatggatgagttaatactgacggactctttactcagcggcctctaccatcagtgtgtgaatgtgtatgaatggatgagttaatactgatggactctttactcagcggcctctaccatcagtgtatgaatggatgagttaatactgacggactctttactcagcagcctctaccatcagtgtgtgaatggatgagttaatactgacggactctttactcagcagcctctaccatcagtgtgtgaatggatgagtttatactgatgaactctttactcagcagcctctaccatcagtgtgtgaatggatgagttaatactgacggactctttactcagcggcctctaccatcagtgtgtgaatgtgtatgaatggatgagttaatactgacggactctttactcagcagcctctaccatcagtgtgtgaatgtgtgtgaatggatgagttaatactgatggactctttacacagcagcctctaccatcagtgtgtgaatggatgagttaatactgatggactctttactcagcagcctctaccatcagtgtgtgaatggatgagttaatactgatggactctttactcagcagcctctaccatcagtgtgtgaatgtgtgtgaatggatgagttaatactgatggactctttacacagcagcctctaccatcagtgtgtgaatggatgagttaatactgatggactctttacacagcagcctctaccatcagtgtgtgaatggatgagttaatactgatggactctttacacagcagcctctaccatcagtgtgtgaatggatgagttaatactgatggactctttactcagcagcctctaccatcagcgtgtgaatgtgtaaaagtgctttgagtagtcagaagactagaaaataaataaacaagctgaagtccatttactaaTAAAAGTGTGTGAGGTTTGGCCTCATGGTGGCGCTGCAGCAGACTCAGGACGTCATTGAACAGGGACACGTGTTTTCAGAGATTTATTTTAGTCTTGTTACGATACAGAGTTTGTTATTCAGAGTTCAGAGGCAGCAGAGAAAGGTCACTTTGGTACAGAGACAAAGATCAAAAACTAAACTGTGAGTCGgtgtttttactttttcctgcaacgaaaacaaaactgacaacaatgaaaaaatgactggaatcaaagagagagagaaagaggggcgagagacaaagagagagagagaaagaggggcgagagacggagagagggagagaaagaggggcaagagacggagagagagagggagagagagaaagaggtgagagacgaagagagagacaaagagagagacagagagagagaaagagagagacagagagagagaaagagagacagaaagagagagagagacagagagagagagcgagacagagagagagagacagagagagagagagagaaagagagacagaaagagagagagagaggggcaagaggcggagagagagacggagagagagacagagagagagagaaagagagacagaaagagagcgagagaggggcgagagacagagacagagagagagaaagagagacagaaagagagcgagagaggggcgagagacagagacagagagagcgaaagagagacagaaagagagaaagagagacagaaagagagacagagagtttGTGGTGAGGagattttgtttctgttgtctcCTGAATTTTCAGATTTCTGGGCGTTCTTCTTCCCTTTGAGACATCGGTGGTCCTGTTTCTggtcttttcttcctctgtagTTTTAAAACTCATCTTTTCAATACCTAAGGTTGCAGcttcattcatttcagaccttaatgaATCACGACGCTGACAGCCCTCGTCTATACGAGTGAAGGTCAGGTCCAGGTCTCGACCTCTAACGGGTCTTTAAGGCACAGAGAGACTGAAACATCAGTGAAGAGAATAAACAAGACATTCAGTAGAAAGACGGTCCACCACCTGAGAGGAGGACAGGTGTGACCAGTTTCTTCAGATCAAGATTAAATTCATTAtaaatgaagtgaaatgttttttaaaagcctcCAGTCGTGTCCATGCTTCAGATGGCGGCCTGAGATAAAAAGGTCATGGCGGTTCTAGTCCAGCGGGCTTTGGAAGATGAGTCTGACGCAGCCCGCCTCCTCGCTCAGCAGCTGGACGCAGAACGGGCAGGCGGCGTGGAACGTGTGCGTGCCGTGCGGGAACGGGATCTGACTCCAGAACGCCACCGTCTTCTCCGAGCAGACGTGCCCGCAGGGGACGAAGGCGTGCGTGGGTGGCTCTGCGTCCACGTAGACGCCCGCCTCACAGCCCAGCCACAGCGGCACGTACGGGCCCCTCgctctgcacatggggcactCTCTCTCCCTACACTCCCGCCTCCACCTCTGGGTTGCGGCGGCCCCCCCCAGCCATGGTATCCGTGCACGTGCCCGCAGCGGAGGTAAGCCCACGGCCGCTTCTCGTCCAGCACGTCTCTGCGGCTGAGGCTGGGGAAGGCGAGCGTGTTGAAGCCCACGGGACACTGCGGCCGCCCGGCGTTAAGCTCCCGCCGCAGCGCCTCCAGGTGTTGGACGGTGGGAGTGTGCGAGAGGCCTTCAGCCGTCCTCCACAGCAGCGTGGCGCCGCAGAGGTCGATGAGCGAGCCGTCCACCAGCTCGTTCGACTCACAGTCCACCTGAGGACGAGACAGACGCTCAATTTAGAATTCatcaaaggaaaacaaactgacagcagcattCTGAGCATGTGAGAGGTAATACCTCTCcctaccagcagggggcggcgGCCTGATATCTGTCACACAAACCATgatgagagaaaatgtcacttccttTTCTCTTCCTGTGCCCTGATTGGCTGGCTGatcagagtgatgtcacaccCCGACTGATCGCCAACGATTCACCCCTGACAAGCCCCGCCCCCCCACTGATCGGCCCTCGCTTTAGACTTTAAGGATGCTCACCATAGAATCGGAGTAAACAGAACTCCTTTGTTTCAGTCAATAACACTACGTTTCCATGATGCAGTGGGTCACCTACCATCTTCCCCCTCTGCTGAGATGATCTGGTTTCCCTCAGCGTGAAGACGTTCCCGCAGACGGAGATTTCCCTCCACAGACCGGGTTTGGAGTCCTGGTTGAAGCCGTGGCGTGGGTGCATCACCAGGACGCCATTCGTGGTCAGTCCATCCATCTGACCGTCTTTCATCCTCCACTTAGCGGCCTTCTCCTGAGAACACATCATGAATGtttaataataacaacagcTCCATGACCGCCGCCGGCGTCGACCTCGGACATCGAGGGGGGTTTTGGAGCAGCGTACCCCGAGGAAGATGTTGCTGGAGGAGTCGAAGCCAGCGGCGTAGATGCGTGCGAAGTGCGGCGGGTTTCTTTGACAGATGATGCGGCAGGCGAAGCGCGAGATGGTGCTCTGAAGCACCTGAGCGTCTGCCTGGTTCTGACCCCCGGGCGCCGTGTCCGTCACCACAAAGTCAATGGGAGTCTCAGTGGATCGACCGACCTGTAACCAAAGAGCAGATTCATGTTTAAGTCTTAAACACCAGATACAGACGCAGACCGGAGACAAAAACCAGGATGTGGACGCTGACCTGGAACATGTCGGTGTTGAGGTCGTGCGTGTACTCCACCACCACGGTCTGAGCCCGGGACAGCGTGTAGGAGATACTGTGCTGCTCCTTGTTGCTGATAGCCTTCAGAGAAACACAGGAGAGAAGCTCAGCTCGTGTTCAaactgtcccccccccccccccccccccccgactcccgctctgcccaggtgaagcttctgattttaaaggtgacatatcctcctcctcttcttcagtgtaaagaagtctcagagctcctcaaaacatgtgtgtgaagtttcttgttctaaatccactctgatcctgtatttgatcatgtctataaacccctctatttcagccctgctcagaacaggctgtttctgtagctttaaatatgtaaatgagctgtgtctgaccacgccccctctctggaagggcttgggtatctctgtctttctcgctccatgtcctattgtttacggtgagaaggcagactcagagggcagaacaaacacctagctgtgggagtgtcacccacctgggggaggggctactgccctttgtgatgtcatgaagggaaaatctccaaacggcctgtttgagcacacattttctgaaaagtggagcaggcagaagacggagaggatggacttttctcatcattggggggtttgtagacggactagagacacatgttagagttagaggaacatggagaagaggattttaaatatgagacctttaaacTCTAGTTTGCACTTATCTATGTTCTTCGGTCATActgaagaataataataaaagaaactCTTTAGATGTCTCTCTGCGTTGTCAGTGTTGAACTCCGACCTCAAACAGGATAAGTTCACTCGTCCTCGTGCTGTCaaacagagacgggctaactggcggCTCTGCAGGGAGCGCTCACCTTTGCAGCCTGAGGCGTGCAGGACGAGTGGACGGTGCTCGGCTTCACCCCGTTGGCTTTGTTCCTACGACACAGAGCGAAGCAACTTTTCCTCCGTCCCTTGTCCCCGTTGGGCAGAGCGCCGTTACACtgagcaacaaaaaacaagacaatcaCACGAGATGGAAAATATCTCATCATCAcagagtttcttcttctttctcctcagtTCTACTTTCATTACAACACTGATCAACACCCCCCGGGGACGGACCGCGGCGCCCGTTGGAGCATCGACTGTAGTGGGACACGTAAACATAACGTTAGCATTAGAATGTTAGCATAACGTGTTTTTCCTGATCATTTCTTTCACATGTTTATtcaaagacaggaagtgaccacgcTGTGAGTCCAGATTGAAAAGCAGGACGCTGTGGCGTTTATCCAGCCGACCAATCAGGACGCCTTTTATGACAACTGAACCTGAACTCTATGAAACATCGTTTATCCTCTGCGTGTTAAACGCTGCTGGACCGAGGTTATCTCCAGACGCAGACCGCCGCCACGCTcaggtcaaacaaacacagcaggtcATTCTTTCTCTGGATAATGCTGACTTCCTGCGTTTCAGAGAAAGTGATGGCGACCCTCTGACCCCGCGGNNNNNNNNNNNNNNNNNNNNNNNNNNNNNNNNNNNNNNNNNNNNNNNNNNNNNNNNNNNNNNNNNNNNNNNNNNNNNNNNNNNNNNNNNNNNNNNNNNNNNNNNNNNNNNNNNNNNNNNNNNNNNNNNNNNNNNNNNNNNNNNNNNNNNNNNNNNNNNNNNNNNNNNNNNNNNNNNNNNNNNNNNNNNNNNNNNNNNNNNTGCGTCTCTTTCCTCTCGTGACGGAGACGAGGCCGTTTAGTCTGACACTGAGGTGGAATCACACTGCATCTCATGTGACGTGTCACGGCGCTGATCAACGGCGAAAAACAATAGTGGCGTGAAGTCAACACAACCTACTTTTGACTTCAATGACCACGATGCAGCACAGGGCACAGGGTTTgtctccagctctctcagaacactccgttttggtgtgtgtgtctctttaaatacatgagaggaagaggatgttTCATAGAGCTCTACAACGCCACCAAAActcacatcaacaacaacagtcacTTCTGCTTCTAACTCCATCCTCAATAAAACCCAaactccccccacacacacacacacacacacacacacacacacacacacacacacacacacacacacacacacacacacacacacacacacacacacacacacatcacacacacacacacacacacacacctgtctgagctcctccatcAGCACTCTCAGCTGACGTGTGTCTCTGGGACTTTCACTTTAATTTGAgcggacaaaaagaaaaaaaagccaactTTCAAGTTCTGAAACGGGCGAAGAAAAGCGGCGTCTGTGGGGACAGATGCTCCCGTAGGACGCTGCATGTTAATCAGTTTGTGTGGAACACACACTGACCACCACGACATCTAACAGGAGGAGGCGTGAAGTCAGAATCAAGGCCGTCACCATAGCAACAACATTCAACACTTTAACCTTAAGCTGTATACGATGGCCACGCCTTTTCTACGGACTTAACAACGACGCGGacacacctgttgacctgatactgctctcatatctgacaaaccgaggggcgtccaaacgGCCGTGTGGGAGCGGTGTCTTAAagctcctaccttctctggtcccaacaaatccagagcattcaggagcagaatctaaagttagaaggaggacatactggctgctgcattgttgtcagagaagccagcacttcaacatagcatgtttcccttaatgatcagagggtaagatacctttatcatctcactctctacacagctcactgattggaccttgaAGCTACTTTAATAATTCAGATTCTACCACAATCAATAATAATCGACTACAGAAACATTAAGATAATTTActacaaataaagatttacAAAGTGTAAAAGTGAAACAGCAAACTTTACATTAGAAAGAAATGTGGAAATATGAAAAAGATTTCTGAGTAATGTTTTGAGACATTAAGCCTCTTATACttatgaagtgtttttaattaataTGAACATaaacagatttcattttttatttgatgattATTAATTagagttttttaaataaactttattattgtgagtttaaatatttaacggCTGGTTATGACGTTAACTGTTTTTAATCAGTAATTAAttgaatattaaatattaataaacttACCAAATTGAGCCGTTTGGCGGTTTAACGGTTCGTCAGCTGAAAGTTTTTCGTTCAGTCATTaggacaaaaacatgtaaaaacataaaCTCAGAGAGGGTCGGCTTCATCCCGCACTCTCTGACGTCACCgccctttttcctcttcttcggTGGTTTTTTCCTTAAACAAGCGGTGTGCATTCAAATGTCGCATCACCGCCACCTAGTGGAGATGTGAAGAAATGTACACCCTCCTGCTCAACCTAAACTTGGGAATAAGAATTCTTTCCCACCTCTGACCCTCATCACATCCTCTGATACTCATACTCAGAGGTACGGAGGGGATTAGGgacaaatttaagaaaaaaaactcaagaaataaagaatgaagagtaggaggagacaaaaaaagtaaaaataagataagataagagaatcctttattcatcccacaagGGGGAagtttacattgttacagcagcaaagattagcaaacagaaagtgaacacagaacaatttaaagtaaaaaaagagaaaattaagaatgtacaacaaaatatgataaatactaaaaatgagattaaaaaatgaaaaataaaaaatagatcaagTGGAAATGTTGAGAATAAAATTGGAAAAACAATGTAGGAGAATGTCGTCGAAATTTTACCAATAAAATTGTGTTTCAACTCATTTCcgactttttatttgtttaaaactaTTGTCTAAACTATTTGtcaatatttttaaaacaaatcctCGACAATTCGACGTGAGAGACAGGAAGTTGAAGATCTGAAACAAGCGGGTGACAAGTCTTCACCCTCACGTGTACTTTAGGTTTTTTGGTTATTTCCCTTCAGTGTAACATTTTTTGACGTCTTATAATAAGGTCGTTTGAATCCACAAGAGCTGAGTGGGCTGCCGCACAAATGCTGCCTTCAGGGGCTCCTCAGAAATATTGTACGTCAacgtgtaacggt from Labrus bergylta chromosome 1, fLabBer1.1, whole genome shotgun sequence includes these protein-coding regions:
- the LOC109979798 gene encoding LOW QUALITY PROTEIN: E3 ubiquitin-protein ligase pellino homolog 1 (The sequence of the model RefSeq protein was modified relative to this genomic sequence to represent the inferred CDS: deleted 2 bases in 2 codons), whose protein sequence is MMRYFPSRVIVLFFVAQCNGALPNGDKGRRKSCFALCRRNKANGVKPSTVHSSCTPQAAKAISNKEQHSISYTLSRAQTVVVEYTHDLNTDMFQVGRSTETPIDFVVTDTAPGGQNQADAQVLQSTISRFACRIICQRNPPHFARIYAAGFDSSSNIFLGEKAAKWRMKDGQMDGLTTNGVLVMHPRHGFNQDSKPGLWREISVCGNVFTLRETRSSQQRGKMVDCESNELVDGSLIDLCGATLLWRTAEGLSHTPTVQHLEALRRELNAGRPQCPVGFNTLAFPSLSRRDVLDEKRPWAYLRCGHVHGYHGWGGRRNPEVEAECRERECPMCRARGPYVPLWLGCEAGVYVDAEPPTHAFVPCGHVCSEKTVAFWSQIPFPHGTHTFHAACPFCVQLLSEEAGCVRLIFQSPLD